In a single window of the Nicotiana tomentosiformis chromosome 8, ASM39032v3, whole genome shotgun sequence genome:
- the LOC104112485 gene encoding ATP-dependent Clp protease proteolytic subunit 4, chloroplastic has protein sequence MDSLTLSTSLSPHCSSLNLRHGSSIPKLSPTFCPYPSRKTPLTSLKSSLTSSHQQPASKTPFSDSLILNPNFETGEDDKLSLLLASAPQTPDTAMRGAEADAMGLLFRERIVFLGSQIDDFIADAIISQLLLLDAMDSSKDIRLFINSPGGSLSATMAIFDVVKLVRADVSTVALGIAASTASIILGGGTKGKRFAMPNARIMIHQPLGGASGQAIDVEIQAREIMHNKDNVTKIISNCTGRSYEQVQKDIDRDRYMSPIEAVEYGLIDGVIDRDSIIPLEPVPERVKSTLNYQEISKDPKKFLNPEIPDDEIY, from the exons ATGGACTCTCTCACTCTCTCTACTTCCCTATCTCCTCACTGTTCCTCCCTCAATCTCCGACATGGAAGCTCTATTCCTAAGCTCTCGCCAACTTTTTGCCCTTACCCATCTCGCAAAACCCCCTTAACATCTCTCAAGTCCTCACTTACTTCTTCTCACCAACAACCCGCTTCAAAAACCCCCTTCTCAGATTCCCTAATTCTAAACCCCAATTTTGAAACCGGTGAGGATGATAAGTTGTCGTTGTTACTTGCGTCGGCCCCACAAACGCCGGATACGGCTATGCGCGGCGCTGAAGCCGACGCAATGGGGCTTTTGTTTAGGGAGAGGATTGTTTTCTTGGGTAGTCAAATTGATGACTTTATTGCTGATGCTATTATTAGCCAGCTTTTGTTGTTGGATGCTATGGATTCCTCTAAAGATATTAGGCTCTTTATTAATTCCCCTGGTGGCTCCCTCAG CGCAACAATGGCTATCTTTGACGTTGTGAAGTTGGTGAGGGCCGATGTATCCACAGTTGCACTTGGCATTGCAGCTTCCACAGCTTCAATAATCCTTGGTGGTGGTACCAAAGGAAAGCGCTTTGCAATGCCTAATGCTCGAATTATGATACATCAACCACTTGGGGGTGCAAGCGGTCAAGCAATAGATGTGGAAATTCAAGCCCGAGAAATAATGCATAACAAGGACAATGTCACCAAAATCATTTCCAATTGCACTGGTCGATCATATGAACAAGTTCAGAAAGATATTGATAGAGACCGTTACATGTCTCCTATTGAAGCTGTAGAATATGGGCTAATTGATGGTGTTATTGATAGAGATAGCATCATTCCACTTGAACCAGTTCCTGAAAGGGTTAAGTCTACATTGAATTATCAGGAAATCAGCAAAGATCCTAAGAAATTTTTGAACCCAGAAATCCCTGATGATGAAATATATTAG